From the Natrarchaeobaculum aegyptiacum genome, one window contains:
- a CDS encoding MBL fold metallo-hydrolase, whose amino-acid sequence MSDSRSDANVSPEDPPTSDGVSRLHFEVDWPPKHAAAYLIESPDRAPILIDAGDPTDRGTETMIDELAARGYEPADVGAVIVTHPHTDHTGQVPLFVAAGVPVYAPDPVLEQLERDEADLVAGVREVARSAGLRGEAIEKQVDRARDSLQRNRDLLDPDEARPYSFDGVFSIDGRTFEPIHTPGHQIHHASLGTVIDGDRVLFSGDALIEPFRAAALHVGLDHGAYESIDAFYVAMDRLESVAPAAERAYPGHGPVFEDVEGVVHDTRYELDTLVADTLEAVRAAGPATPVELTRHRVGESRHPAQLLDTIGALGRLQSGGAIVRERDDGMRYYRSA is encoded by the coding sequence ATGAGCGACTCGAGGAGCGACGCGAACGTCTCGCCCGAGGACCCTCCGACGAGCGACGGCGTCTCGCGGCTTCACTTCGAGGTCGACTGGCCGCCGAAACACGCCGCAGCGTATCTCATCGAATCGCCGGATCGGGCCCCGATCCTGATCGACGCTGGCGATCCGACCGACCGCGGGACGGAGACGATGATCGACGAACTCGCCGCGCGCGGGTACGAACCCGCCGACGTCGGTGCCGTAATCGTCACGCACCCCCACACCGACCACACGGGGCAGGTACCACTGTTCGTGGCGGCCGGGGTCCCGGTCTACGCTCCCGACCCCGTCCTCGAGCAACTCGAGCGCGACGAAGCTGACCTCGTCGCAGGGGTTCGGGAGGTCGCCCGATCGGCCGGCCTGCGCGGCGAGGCGATCGAAAAGCAGGTCGACCGCGCCCGCGACTCGCTCCAGCGTAACCGGGACCTGCTCGACCCCGACGAGGCACGGCCGTACTCGTTCGACGGGGTGTTCTCGATCGACGGTCGAACGTTCGAACCGATTCACACGCCCGGACACCAGATCCACCACGCGAGTCTGGGTACCGTGATCGACGGCGACCGCGTCCTCTTCAGCGGCGACGCGCTCATCGAGCCGTTCCGCGCGGCGGCGCTCCACGTCGGCCTCGACCACGGTGCCTACGAGTCGATCGACGCCTTCTACGTCGCGATGGACCGACTCGAGTCGGTCGCACCGGCAGCAGAGCGAGCCTACCCCGGCCACGGGCCGGTCTTCGAGGACGTCGAGGGCGTCGTTCACGACACGCGCTACGAACTCGACACGCTCGTGGCGGACACGCTCGAGGCCGTCCGGGCCGCCGGACCGGCAACCCCGGTCGAGTTGACCCGCCACCGCGTCGGCGAGAGCCGCCATCCGGCACAGTTGCTCGACACCATCGGCGCGCTCGGCCGGCTCCAGTCCGGGGGCGCGATCGTCCGCGAACGCGACGACGGGATGCGGTACTACCGGTCGGCGTAA
- a CDS encoding acyl-CoA dehydrogenase family protein codes for MDFSEPSEAVQITKALEDFIEQEVKPLEQEHEKFLGKDYEKHIVDENHRQVPEYREIVEQIRRKSVEAGFYGMTMPEEVGGGDVDVLTRSIVGEHMSNRPPGFHSHIFGGAGGPTPILLECNEEQREEYLYPLMDGEITTCFALTEPSHGSDAHYMDTRAEKDGDEWVINGQKVYITNGPYADFAMVFARTSGEKGDIEGVTAFLVDADNPGFEVGSIHRSMGMTPGTHAELHFDDCRVGEDKVMGEVGAGFQQAMSWIGGGRLNIAASAVGQAQHLLDMSVEYARNRETFDKPIAHRQGVSFQLADLAADIEQVRQLYRYAAWKMTQGERARKEESMAKLRGAQLANKAADVAMQVHGGAGYMKDLEIERRYRSSRVLRIFEGTDEIQKRTIARELI; via the coding sequence ATGGACTTTAGCGAACCGTCCGAGGCAGTCCAGATAACGAAAGCGCTCGAAGACTTCATCGAACAGGAAGTCAAGCCGCTCGAGCAAGAACACGAGAAGTTCCTCGGGAAAGACTACGAGAAGCACATCGTCGACGAGAACCACCGGCAGGTGCCCGAGTACCGCGAGATCGTCGAGCAAATTCGGCGGAAGTCGGTCGAAGCAGGTTTCTACGGCATGACGATGCCGGAAGAGGTCGGCGGCGGCGACGTGGACGTTCTCACGCGATCGATCGTTGGAGAGCACATGTCGAACCGACCGCCTGGCTTCCACAGCCACATCTTCGGTGGTGCCGGCGGCCCCACGCCGATCCTGCTCGAGTGTAACGAAGAACAGCGCGAAGAGTACCTCTATCCGCTGATGGACGGTGAGATCACGACCTGTTTCGCGCTTACCGAGCCGAGCCACGGCAGTGACGCTCACTACATGGACACGCGCGCGGAGAAAGACGGCGACGAGTGGGTCATCAACGGTCAGAAGGTCTACATTACCAATGGGCCATACGCCGATTTCGCGATGGTGTTCGCCCGGACGAGCGGTGAGAAAGGCGACATCGAGGGCGTGACGGCGTTCCTCGTCGATGCCGACAACCCCGGCTTCGAGGTCGGGTCGATTCACCGATCGATGGGGATGACCCCCGGCACCCACGCCGAGCTCCACTTCGACGACTGTCGCGTCGGCGAAGACAAGGTCATGGGCGAGGTCGGTGCTGGCTTCCAGCAGGCGATGAGCTGGATCGGCGGCGGTCGGCTCAACATCGCCGCCAGCGCGGTCGGGCAGGCCCAGCACCTGCTCGACATGTCCGTCGAGTACGCCCGCAACCGCGAGACGTTCGACAAACCGATCGCACACCGGCAGGGCGTCTCCTTCCAGCTGGCCGACCTCGCCGCCGACATCGAGCAGGTCCGCCAGCTCTACCGCTACGCTGCCTGGAAGATGACCCAGGGCGAGCGCGCCCGCAAGGAGGAATCGATGGCCAAGCTTCGAGGCGCACAACTTGCTAACAAGGCCGCAGACGTCGCGATGCAGGTCCACGGCGGCGCTGGATACATGAAAGACCTCGAGATCGAACGCCGTTACCGTTCCTCGCGCGTGCTTCGCATCTTCGAGGGGACCGACGAGATCCAGAAGCGAACGATCGCCCGCGAACTCATCTAA
- a CDS encoding IclR family transcriptional regulator: protein MDARRGTEVNRIEAVVKALDVLEGLWRAEGAGVTELTEETGLAKSTVHAHLSTLRSKGYVVKHGDEYRLSLRFLSFGEYVKQAEPMYEASETPVADLAERTGERVLCSAQQNGLGMIVRADDGNRSVTSDIDVGTPIYLHCSAGGKAMLAHFDDQRVERVVNEWGLPAFTDETITNWDTLSAELEEIREAGIAYNRGEYLPGVSAVAAPVIDNDGNVYGAITVSGPSHRLENEWEIDELHNQLLSAANTIEVNLLFS from the coding sequence ATGGACGCCCGACGCGGCACCGAGGTGAATCGGATCGAAGCCGTCGTGAAAGCCCTCGACGTTCTCGAGGGCCTCTGGCGGGCCGAAGGGGCCGGCGTAACGGAGCTGACCGAAGAGACGGGACTCGCCAAGAGTACGGTTCACGCCCATCTGAGCACCCTTCGCTCGAAGGGGTACGTCGTCAAACACGGTGACGAGTATCGACTGAGTCTTCGTTTCCTCTCGTTCGGCGAGTACGTCAAACAGGCAGAACCCATGTACGAGGCGTCTGAGACTCCTGTCGCGGATCTCGCGGAACGAACGGGCGAACGCGTTCTCTGTTCCGCTCAGCAGAACGGCCTGGGTATGATCGTTCGTGCCGACGACGGGAACCGTTCCGTGACCTCCGACATCGACGTGGGCACACCCATCTATCTCCACTGTTCGGCCGGTGGGAAGGCGATGCTCGCTCACTTCGATGACCAACGCGTCGAACGGGTCGTCAACGAGTGGGGGTTGCCGGCGTTCACCGACGAGACGATCACGAACTGGGACACGCTCTCCGCAGAACTCGAGGAGATCCGCGAGGCGGGGATCGCTTACAACCGTGGCGAGTATCTCCCGGGTGTTAGCGCCGTCGCCGCGCCCGTCATCGACAACGACGGGAACGTCTACGGTGCCATCACCGTCTCCGGACCGAGCCACCGCCTCGAGAACGAGTGGGAGATCGACGAACTGCACAACCAGTTGCTCTCCGCGGCGAACACGATCGAAGTCAACTTGCTCTTCTCGTAG